The DNA window GGTTAAAATACATCCCAGCACCAGCGGCGTCGCCCATAACTGCCACCAAGGCGCATCCGCGGAAATGGCATAAGGGCGCGGCCAGGCGATGTTGATGAGCTCAAACAATGACCAGATAAACGCCAGGCCATTGATGATCAATCCCCACGCGCCCAGCTTTAATTCGCCCAGCGCGGGATTCCACCGCCCAGTAAGCCGGGCAAACAAGGCAAAGCCGGTGGTGAACGTGAACATGGCGTATAAACCGCCGGTGCCGAACGCGATGATGGTGGCCACGGCATCGTCATTGAGCCCGAAAATCAATCCGCAACCCGCCAGCAGAACGGTAAAGAGAACCGCGTTACGCGGCGTTTTGCTCGCCGTGACTTGACTCAATACTGCGGGCATATTGCCTTCGCGCGCCATGGAAAAAACGATGCGCGAGGTGTATTTGACCATCGATGCGCCGCAAGCGAGAAAAGCCGTCATCACAATGGCCAGGAAGGGTTTCTCGAACCAATCGCCGATGCTGCTGGCAATCAGCGGCGTGACCGGATCGGCGGTATGGCTCGAGTGTCTCAAGGTGTCATGCTCAAAAGCCAGAATCAGCGCGGCCGAATTGAATAAAACCACCGTGCCGACAACCAGCAGCGACATGAAAATGGCGCGAGGAACCATGCGTTTCGGTTGATGAGTTTCTTCGGCGGTAGTGGAACAGGCATCAAAACCGATAAAAGCCCAGCCGGAAATCGCCAATGCCGCCAGAAAAGCAGCCATTTCACCGGGTGCCGTGCCGGTACCCATGTGCTGGAACAATTCCATGACAGGATGCTGACGGAAGAAAAGAAACAGCAAGAGCGCCACACCGAACGATCCGGCGACTTCCGCGTAGACACCCAGCTTGATCACCAGATTGAAAATACTGACCGGGGCGAGATTGAGGAGCGTGCAAAGCAACAGAAATAGCGCCCCCCACAGCACCATCATGCCGCCGCCGTCATGCGGCAGTCCG is part of the Gammaproteobacteria bacterium genome and encodes:
- a CDS encoding amino acid permease; the encoded protein is MSGSTKQIASPQDTHATGDALNRSMSVWHSFTLGFAVVSPVAGLYAIIGVQTVVAGGGWFAALAVCLVMQLLVATVYAELSSQFPIAGGAYKWARQLGGAIAGQYAGVIYICSTIAMVTTTAYTGGFWLAIFSGLPHDGGGMMVLWGALFLLLCTLLNLAPVSIFNLVIKLGVYAEVAGSFGVALLLFLFFRQHPVMELFQHMGTGTAPGEMAAFLAALAISGWAFIGFDACSTTAEETHQPKRMVPRAIFMSLLVVGTVVLFNSAALILAFEHDTLRHSSHTADPVTPLIASSIGDWFEKPFLAIVMTAFLACGASMVKYTSRIVFSMAREGNMPAVLSQVTASKTPRNAVLFTVLLAGCGLIFGLNDDAVATIIAFGTGGLYAMFTFTTGFALFARLTGRWNPALGELKLGAWGLIINGLAFIWSLFELINIAWPRPYAISADAPWWQLWATPLVLGCILTCTTLYILCKKWMPSKSTHF